In Rhinoraja longicauda isolate Sanriku21f chromosome 27, sRhiLon1.1, whole genome shotgun sequence, one DNA window encodes the following:
- the LOC144606672 gene encoding uncharacterized protein LOC144606672, translating to MAEEMGDSPSCSLTQIAQVGTEMNPDSIPPPAIDVNQEVESTLPMFHPLLEYIEARQQVLLCNISYCNRMLELLEEKLPSVNEPYLDECEEQQDTDQATNQVTEDPGEVCCTASVSTQLACNLN from the exons AtggcggaagaaatgggggacagTCCATCTTGTTCTCTAACGCAGATTGCTCAAGTCGGCACTGAAATGAATCCTGACTCCATCCCACCACCAGCGATTGATGTTAATCAAGAG GTTGAGTCCACTCTGCCCATGTTCCACCCACTGCTGGAATACATCGAGGCTCGCCAGCAGGTCTTGTTGTGCAACATCAGTTACTGCAACCGAATGCTGGAGCTTCTGGAGGAGAAACTCCCCAGTGTGAATGAG CCTTACTTAGATGAGTGTGAGGAACAACAAGACACTGATCAAGCTACCAACCAGGTGACTGAGGATCCTGGTGAAGTTTGCTGCACTGCCTCTGTTTCAACTCAACTTGCCTGTAATTTAAACTAG